gtgtggggggtTAGTGTGCCTGTGTGTGGGCATGCCTGAGTGTGGGCGTGCCTTTGAGTGTGTGTTGTGGGGGTGGGTATGCCTGAGTGTGGGTATACATTTGAGTGTGTGAGTTGTGGGGTGAGTGTGCCTGAGTGTGGGCGTGCCTTtgggtgtgtgtgttgtgtggaGCGGGAGTGTGCCTCTGAGTGTGTCTGAGTCATCTCTCTGGAGAAACCGCTGTTTACCCGCCCAGAGGGTGCGGCCCCACGGCGGTTTGCTGCCCCCAGGGTCCTTGCGCTCATCCGTAATCTTGGCCACGAAGTATCAGCAGGGGAGGCAGGAAAGAGTTTGTCACCCTTGTTTTCAAGGGGGTCCCCCCAGCGGGGCAGGGCTGGAGAGTGTGTGGGTGTGGCGATCCGGGGGTGGGACAGGGCTGCGGGGTGGAGGTGAGGGCAAGGACTGAGCAGCCGCGACCCCCCCACCAAGTGTCCTACAATCGGCAAAGCCCCCAGACCACGGCCCCCGGGATGGGGGTGGGCTGGGCAGAAACATGGGCAGGTGTCTGCTCTGAGACCCAAAACGCACGTGCATCCCTGagaccccccccacacacacatccccACCCACAGGCGCTCGGACGCAGGCACACCGTGTCCCTACACACACCCCAAAAGGCCTGTCCAGGCCCTTGGCAGCAGTGGCACCCATCGAGTTCAACACTCtggtaaatgccaagaggcccctGCCTTAGCACCCCATGGCCTCCACCCACGCAGGCCCAGTGTGTGGGGCCTGAGCCCCAGGGATCTGCTCTGACAGACACCCCCTCTGGGAGGGGAGTAGGGCCTGGGTCCTGGAGGTTGGGGACAGGGCCTCTCTATCACTGCAGCCCTCTCTGCTCATCCTCCCAGGATCCCTGCTTCTGCCTGCACCTCTCCCGGGCTGGGTGTGTCTCTGTCTGCCTGTGTACCTGTCACTCCAACTTGTCCCTGTTCCTCTCTGGACAATGGAGCCAGAGGATGAGGGAATAGGGACCACCTGGCATTCCCAGCCACAGCCTCAGGCCCAGCCTGGAAGAtgccaggggacagggtgggtaGGGGCGGGTTGGGGCAGTGACTCATGCCAGACAGGGAGGGCAAGAGGGCTCAGAGGTGAGGGGCCCAGCCCCTCGACCTTGAAGCCCACCTCCACAAGTCTCACCACGGGTGGTCTCCACGGCAGCCATGCAAGGGGTGTGGGTGGGGTTCAAGGGTGGGAGCTGGGACCCTGCCAACGTCCTGCAGGACCCAGCGCTGCCAGAGCCTCAGTagaggggaggggggcaggcagAAGGGCAGTGACTAAAGAGAAGGTGTTGGGGGCATGGTCTGGGATTTAGGGGTGGGGGCTCAGGCATAGGTGAACAGGAGGAGCAAGGACTCGCTGTGGGGCACTCAGCCATGCACTTCAAGCCTGGGAGCTCCCAACCTTACCCCGACCAGGGTTCTAGAGTGGGGGTCGGGTACGAGGCAGGCAGGGCAAGGGGCGGAGATGGAGGCCCCCTAACCcatgcttccttccttctccagTGCCAGGCCCAGAGGAGGGAGACAGGGTGGTGGGTGGGCCTGAGGCAGGTGAGGTGAGGACCCCAGCAGTGGCCTGAGCTGGGTGCAGGTGGTTGGCGGTGGGGGAGGCCTCCAGCACCCTCCACAGGGACCTGGGCTGGACGGGGCCAGAGATGACGCTGTGTTTTACAAGATGGGCACGTAGAGGGGAGATGAGGATGCTGGAAACAAGGTAGCTGCAGGGGGCGCCGTCGCGCAGCCTCGCCCTCCGCTCCGCGCGTCCAGCCCCTCCCGGCGACGCAAACGCCAGGGCGGTGGATTGGGCAGGGCtgcgggggcggggccggcgcCGCTGTTGGGCGCGGGGACCCTAGCCGTGGCGGGTGCACTGACTGACTGGGGTTGGGgggcgggcggggcgggggccgCGGCCGGCGCGGTGATTGGGCGCGAGACCCCGGTCGCGCGGTGATTGGGCGCGGGGCGCTGGCTGCGCGGTTGTTGATTGGCCGCCGCCCCGGCTGCTCGGCGATTGCCTGGCGCGAGGCGGGGCCGGGCCATCAGCGGGAGCTGGGGACCGACTGCATGGGGCGCCAGCGGCGGCGGGTGGACCGAGCAGCCGGGGCCGGGTCGGGGACCCTGCCCGAGGCCATCGCCGCGCTGAGTCGAGCGCTGCCCTGCGGGCCCAGCCCCGAGACCTTCCGCCGTGCCAAGTTCGACCGCCCGGAGGCGGTGAGACCCGCGGGGCTGGGCCCGGGCGGGAAGAGGGCCCGGGCGTGCGCGGGAAGGCGGGCGGGACCTGCCGACTCCTGCTTTGCCCCCGCAGGCCCCCGCGCTCTGGCAGCTGCTCTTCCGGGTGCTCTCCCCGGTCTCGGAGGCCGGCGCGACGGCCCCTCCGGCCCCTGGTGAGCCCCGGCAGCCCCGCCCGCCTCAGGACCACGCCGGCTGCTCCCTCCGCACGGACCCGCCCTCCTCCGAGCCTCGCGCGCTTTTCAGCCCCACCTTCCCCGAGCCCCGCCCCTGCGGCCGGCTGCCCCGGGGGTCCCCGTCCTGCTCTCCTGCCGCGTGAGCCCGGTCGTGTCCCCTGGGGTCTCCACTGGGTCAGTCTCAGGGTGGGGTCGCGCGGGGGTCCCGGGCCACGGTGCAGAAGGCCGGCAGGCAGTGAGCGTCCAAGCAGCCGGCCCAGTGACTGCTCCCCTGTCGCCCCCAGAGGCCCAAGCCCGCTTGGTGAAGGCCGCGCTGCGCTCCGAGGGCTACCCGCGGCCGGCGCTGGCCCAGCTCCCCGAGGACGGCTCCCGGGGCAGCCGTGAGCTGCTGCTGGCCCTGTCCTGGCTGCTGGCCCGCCGGCCTCTGCTTGAGCGACTGCTGGCCCGGACCCGAGTGCGGCTGGGTGATGAGGTGGCCGTGTGCGAGGTGGGTGAGGGGGGCCGGAGCCCTGGCTTGGGCCCTCGGGACTCTGGGGACACTGGCTTGGCACTGGGCCATGCCAGGTCTGAGGTCCTGTGGCCGGAGCCACTGCTTTGGGTGGAGGACAAGCCTAGGGACAGCTTCATGTCCATGTCTCTTGTTTAGGCTTCTCTGCGCTCTTCCCTCCTCCATGTCCCTCTCTGTTCCCTCTTCCTGTCCTTTCTTCCTCACTCCGTCCCTTCCTCCTCCATGCCCTCGCCTCCTCTCACTCCctgtcctttcttcttccttccccctgccctgccctcttcCCTCTCCTTGTTCCTTCCTCTCCCATGTCCCTGTCTCGCCGTCTTCTCTTGTTCGTGTTCCTTCCTCCTACTTCTCCCTATCGTCCTTCTCTGCTCTCTTCGTGTCCCTTTATCAGCTTTCAGGACAGCCTCGTATGTTGGTAGTTGTTTCCTTCAGTTGTCCAGGTTGGAGCTCAGGGCCCAGGCCCCTGGGGCCAGCCCTGCTCTCCCCTGGACACTGAGACCCACAGGTCACATTCCCaagtctcctttctcttttcttgcacTCAGTGCCTTGGGGTGTCCACTGGGTGTTTGGGAACAGAGCCTGATCCTTGTCCCCTCCAGTGTGAGGACCTGGCCTTTGGCAGGGCCAACACTGGCCTGCCTGCTCTGGGCTTGGGATCTGAGCTCCATGTGGACATCCGCCATGTGCAGTGGTTGATGGGAAAGCTACGGTTCCAGTGGCGAAACCTGGTGTCCACCCAGCAGGAGCAGTGTGCCCTCCTCAGCAAGGTATCCCCCTGGGGGCCTCTCTAAGCCTCTCTCCTCCCACAAGGTGTCACACCCTGGGCCCCCTCCCTCGCCCCACTGCGTCACACCCTAGGACTTCTGCCCTCTGCTGCGTCACACCCTGGGACCCCATCCCCTCTGTCACACcctgggaccccccccccccactactTCACACCCTGGGACCCCGttcacccccccccaccccatgtcaCACCCTGGGTAGCCCCTCCCCACCACTGCATCACATCCTGGACATATTTTGCTCTTGCTCAATCTTGTTCCGTTTGCTTGTAATGTACCCTTTATTTGTCTTCTGGTGCCTTTTGGGCGCATATCCATTGGGGAGCCTCCCTGTTCCCCCTCCTCCCTGGGCCAAGGCAGCACTTGTGTCTACCCCCTGCACCCCAGGCCTCGCTGGACCCCAGGGCCTGACTCAAGCCCCTTCTGCCCACCATTGGGCCACCTTTGCTGCCTGCTCCTTCCCTGAACCTGGTGCCTCGTGTTGGACAGATGATGGGGAAGCCGGGGTGTCCCCTGCACCGTGGTACCCCAGCCGGGGGCCGGGTGGGTGGGAGGCCACGGGTGGGGTCCCTGCATGCCCCTCCAAGCCCTTGTGCTCAGGCAGGTAGCCTTGGAGGATGGGACATGGGGTCGCTGCTGCTGTCTCCCGCTGCCTCCCGCCCAGCCTGGGTCCACACTGTTTCAGATCCACTTGTACACATGGGGCTGCCACAGCGACCAGAGCCTTGGCCACCTGTCTGCCACCGAGACGGAGGTGCTCAGGGACCCCGAGGGCAGCCAGCAGGTGAGGCTGGGGTGCGGGAGCCTGGGAGGGGCCTGAGAGAGAAGACCCCAGGGTCAGGGCTGTCCTCGGGTTTAGAGTTGGGGGCACCTCAGGCAGCTGCTGGGTGCCACGGCTTGATTGCATGGGTGCCTGCGGCCATGGGTGCAGCCAGGACAACTCGAGGGACAGCGGAATGAGGGCGAGCCCATGGCCACCTGCGGGCATGACCGGGACACCAGTCCAGGGTCCACGCCGATGCTGCGGCCGCCTTGAGGCCCCTGGTTGTGCAGGGGGCGGGGGTCTCGCCCAGCCTACACTCCCACTTGGAGCTGGGGGCTGTACACTGGAACCCATGCTGGGGCAGGGCTCTCCCAGGGTCCGCCCAGCCTGTAGTGGGCACAGTGCTTCCTGGGCAGGCCTGCCCCAGGCTCTAGGCAGACCCAGACAAAGCCCAGGCTGATCACATCCTGTCCCTCGATCTCAGCAGGAAGGCGTCAGGGTCAACCCAGCCCTGGGCCCTCCTGTCCCTTTTCCCGctgaccccccccacccccaccgcctcACGCCTTCTTGTCAGGGTCCATCTGTCAGCCCTGACCCTTCCCCTGGGTTGGCAGGGCCTGGGGTATCGCGACAGCACAGGGTTGGCCGTCTCTCCTGAGATGAGGCTGCCACTGCCTGGCCCTGGGGCTCAGGGCTGCCATATCCCCTTCCCAGGCGCTGTTGTCCCATTCCTGCCTCTTCCCTCCCACAGTCCCAGAGGCTTGGCTCCTGCTCTCAGCACTGGGCAGCCTCCTGCAGCCTTGGGTTGGTTGGGGGCCAGGGATGTGGGATCAGCGGCAAGTGGGCCTGCTGCGTTCCCTGGCTCTGCCGCCCACTGTGGGCCTCCTGCTGCAGCAGGTAGCTGGCCGATCCTGCCCCAGAGGAATGGGGCTGGGAGATGGGTTGGCAGCAGGTGGCTCCTGGGGGTTTGTGTGCTGCCCTGAGGGCTTTGGGTACTACCTGGCTCCATTGGCCTGCCAAGGCCTGGCCCAGCCCAGCTGGGTGGAGTCTGCTTGTCCCAGCCATGCTGGGGCAGCGTCTGGGTGTCTCTGGGCATCCTTGGCTCTGTTCCTTCCTAACGGTGACTCATTGGGGGCCTGGCTATTTGTCCTCTGCTGCTTGTACTCCCCCCACCCGTGGGTGCTAGTGCTCTCTTCTGCACAACTGCCCTTTCCTGCTGGCCAGGCTGCAGCAGGTGTGGTGTGGGCTGGCGTATTGGTGCCACAGGGCTGTGCGCGGCAGTGTCTGGGGGCGCAGGGCCCACGGTCAGTCCCCTCCCAAGGTTCTGGAAAGGGAGTGGACAGAGCCTAGCCCCAGCCGCCCAAAGGGCCTGTTCTCCAGGGATGGGTGGCACAAGCTTTCAAAATGACCCTGTCAGGTGTGTGAATAGCCAGGAGTGTTTCTGAGCCCCTGGGTGCCCCTTTGGACCCTGGCTGAGCCTGCAGTCCCCTCCCCACATCTCCTGTGCCCTCATCCTGGTCCCCGTCCcgagggagggggtgggcaggggaggcCCAAAGAGTGCCGGTGGGTCTTGGAGGGGAATAGAAAGGAAGTCCTTAGGGACTGTGTGGATGTACATGGGGTCTGGGAGGGCAGCGGCGGGGTCTCAGGGCTGGGGGTGACGGGCAGCAGGTGTGAGGCAGGCGGGCCTGCACTGTGGCGGTTGCTGCCCGTGGCAGGGACCCTAAGGCTGGAGAGAGACCTCGGTCCAGGGGATGGAGGCGTCAGGGCAGGGGCAGCTGGGCATGGAGCCCAGGGGGGTCACGTGGCTGGGGTGGTGATGAGAGGGAGGGGGCATGGCCCTGGAGCGTGGGGAGGCCCCACCATGTTTCGGGGGTCCTGATGGCTGGGGGTCACATTGCAGCTGCTGCAGGTGCTAGAGCAGGAAAACGCACACCTAGCAGCCACTGTGGAGTGGCGGCGCCGGGAGCTGGTCTTCTGGCAGTGGATGGTAAGAGCCGCACGGCCTTCCTACCCTTTTCTGGGGCCCTGAGCACCACACTGCAGCCcgtggtggtgggagggggctccctGTTTCCCAGAAGAAAGGCAGGCTCTGAAGAGGCTGCATAGCATATGCCAGAAAGCTGGCTCTGCACCCTGGCTGCTGGCTCTGAGCTCAGGGCTCGTGCAGGGGTCTGTCCGCCTGCCATGCTGCCTGTGCCGTTACTCAGCGCAGCCCCGTCTCCCTGACCCCCGCCATCCTCCCTGTGCTCTGGCATGAGGCAAGGTGCTTACCTGTAACTCCTGTGCTGGCTGGACGCCCAACACCCCTGGGTTCCTTGGCGAGGGCACCAGTCTGTCCTGACCACTGGCCTCCTGGGGCCGCGGCGGCTGCCATATCTCCTGCCAtgctctgtgctgggctggggggtggagggtgagggTCTGCCCTGACCCTGGTCTTCTCTGAGTCTGAGGGCAGAGAGCTGGCTCTGCCCTTCCCGTCCCCTGGGAAGGGACTCCTACCCCCAGGGCACCCAGGGGGACATTGGAGGCCTCTGTGTCCTGGCCACGAGGCTGATTTGCTCTCATCCCCACAGCCCCCATGagaccccttcccacccccagcccctttgGTGCCTCCACCACCGGCGGTTCCCCTGGGTTCCCCGAGACCTGATTTGCCGGCAGCTTGCGGTTCGCTGAATGCCGGGGCAGGGTGTCCTCCCTGCGAGCATCCATTGTCGGCTGCTGCAGCCCAGGGGGGACTGCATCCCCAGTGTTCAGGAAGACGCGCTGGAGCCTGCCGTCTCTCCACACTTCCTTCCCCATCTCTCGCACACTCGCCATTACACACGGGCCACCTCTCTGGATCACATAACTGGTTGGGCCTTGTTGGCCGAGCTTGTGCACCCCATCCGCCCCGTCCCCGTCATGCAGCCTCTGCCTCGGGGGCGCCTGGGCCGTCTGGGATGCTGGGTCCTCTGAGGGGCTGGTGGGTGTGGCTGCCGCATGGTACCCCAGGCTCACTCTGTGTCACCCAGGCTGACAGCCCTCTTGCttggcctgagctctgccttcaTTTGGGGCTCTGGGGCCTCCAGTTGGGGACAGGTGGCTCCAGGCAGGCTGGGACACACTGGGTACCCCACATGGGCTGTGGGCCGCTGGCCCTGGGGGATTTGGCGCCATCTGCCCTGCCCCTGGCTCAGGCTTCTCTGGCTCAGGGACTGCAGCCGTCTGTGGCCCAGCCTTTATGCCCGCCGGCCACCATATTGCTATCTGCCCCTGAATCTCAGGCATTCGGGCCTGTTGTTTGCAGCCCTGTGTCACCCCCTCCCTTGGGTGTCTCTGCAGGACACAGTCCTGGACACCTGCCCCCAACAGGCCCCTGACGCTGGCTCTCAGCCCGTGTTTCTGCCCAAGATCCCTGACCACAGGGCCGGGCAGTGGGAGCTGGTGGCAGGGGAGATGCAGGcccttgaagaggagctgcgggcAGCCGCAGAGCCCCGACGGGCAGCATGGGAGGCTCAGGTGAGCTCACCCCAGGGTCCCCTCCTTCCCCGGGGTCCTCTCCCATCCCTGGGGTTCCCCTCGGTCCCCTCAGCCTCGTTCTGTGCAGCATTTCTCTCCTGCCCTCCCAGGCACCCTCGTGGCTTCCGCTCACTCCTGTCGGCCTCTTGTGGGAAGGGGCTGAGGGGAAGGTCCCTTTGGCGGAGCGCTTCAGTGCAGTTAGGTCTGTGGTCGGTTCTGTTCCAGGGGCATCTTCAAAGGAGCACAAGGGTCCATGGGGAGCTGCTTGTCCCATCCCCATGGCTCGACACCTGCCTGGGCTCCCCGTTGGGAATCTTGCTGCTTTTCCTAGGGTGTTCTCCTGCCAGCTCCACCTGGCCTCCGACGCCCACGTGTTCCCTTGCACCTATGGAGTGCTCCTTGCTCTGCCCCCAGCTGCACCCCGTTCGGCCCACATGGGCTCGGAGCCTCTTGGAGCTGCGGCACAAGGGCCCCTCCCTGGCCCAGCACCCTCTCCTAAGGGCTGAGGGCGCCGTGAGCATTCTGCCACATTTGCTGCTTCAGTTTTTCtgcacatttaaagaatttgcAGGCATGATTGTTCCCCCTAAAATCTTTGTTCCCTTCCACAAAAAGTAAGGACATTCCTGCCTGCTGCTGCCCCAGACCAAGTGGTGATGCCTGCTGCCCTCCACTCCCTGGGCTGCGGCTCGGGGCTGTCCCCTTGGCCAGGCCGTGCTGGGACACGCTTTCCCCGGCAGTGGCAAGGACAAGTAGCAATCCACATGTCGGGGCTGTGGCTGTTGCCCTGTCCGGGAACTTCACGAGCAGAGCTGTTTTTTAGCAGAGCCTGCTGGGGTACGGGGCACTTCCCTTAGGACGGGCTGCAGCTGTGGGTGGGAAAACCCCCCAGGAGAGCCCCTCCAGCCCAGCAGACCAGCCTCCCGGGGTAGGGACACGGGAGCCAGAGGCAGCTCATGCCCACTCAGTCTCTCTGCAGCCCCACACCACGTGGTCTGGGCACCCTTGTCCTGGGTGGTGGGCAGCTAGGCCAGACCCCAGGATGGGCATCAGGGGCTAGCTCTCCCCTAGGGCCTGGCCTGCTGAGTCTGCCCCTGCCCGCCCCAAGCAAGTTGGGTCTGCAGCCGGCTAGTCCCAAAGGGGAGTGCCAGGGACACGATGGAGGCTGAGGGCCTGCTCTAGGGCACACAGGGCTGGGCCCAGGCTGGCCGGGGTCCCGCGAGGGTGGGCCACAGCCAGCCGGGAGGAGCCTTCTGAGCCAGCCCTGGGCAGGTACACTGTCCCTCAGAGAAGATGAGTCAGGGAGCTGTTGCTGAGGGGCTCCATCTCCTCCGTGCAGGTCCGAGGCCAGAGCCGGGATCCTGCGTGGAGCTCTGCACTGCGGGCCTTGCAGGAGACCGTGGGACAGGAGCTGGCGGCCCTGCGGTGGGCCTGGGACCAAGGCAGGGACCCGGCCCAGCCCCATGGGCTCTACCGGCTGGTGAGGAGTGAGCCGGGGGCACCAGCGGGCCGGGGCCTGCAGGCTGCCGAGGTGATCGGGGCGCTGAGGAGCAAGGAGGCCTGCCTGGAAGCAGCACTGCGGCAGCTGCAGGGACAGTGTCGGCGGGAGCTGGCCAGGCTGATGGGGGCCCTGCCGGGCTTTGTCTGGATCTCGTCGCCTGTACGCTGAGGCCGCCTGACACACTCTCGAGGGCTGGGGCCGTCCTGACCCACCTTCTGGCCACAGCACCAAGTGGGTACAGGGCCCTGGCATGGctgctcccaccaccaccaccccaggagGTCGTGAGGGGCTTGGTCTGTTGTCCTGGGTCTCCAGGGCCGGGGTGGACCCAGAAATAAATCATGGAGGCCCCCCTGCGGAGTCAAGCTGCTGGCTGTCCCTCTGTGACCCTCAGGCTTCTCTATCTGGGTGTGGAGTGGGAGGTGCAGAGCTCAGGCTTGGGAGGGGCACCCCCTGGGGCAGTTGTGTCCCAGGCTGGGCATGTAGGGGGCTGGTGGGCTTGGAGAGTTGAGTGCAGTCTGCGCCTGGTGAGCAGCAGGGGCCCCTGGTGTTGCTGCAGAAGCCCAGACTGACCCGAAGAGCAAGGAGGCCTGGCCGTCCTGACCAGTCGCCTTGggtgccccctccctccctgccccacccccgtACTGGGCCCAAAGTGTGAccagtgtatgtgtgtgagtggaAGCATATGGGCACGTGTGTGTCTGCTGTGTgcgtgagtgtatgtgtgtgcctggtgtgtgtgtgcatgtgtgtctgctGTGTGCGTGATGTGTGTGtgcttggtgtgtgtgtgtatgtgagcatgtgtgtgcgaGCAGGcatgggtgtgtgtttgtgtgtgtctgtgtgtgtgactgtgtgtgcctggtgtgcgtgtgtatgtgagCATGTGTGCGAGCaggcatgggtgtgtgtgtgcatgtgtgctgtgTGCGTGACTGTGTgtgcctggtgtgtgtgtgtgtgtgtatgtgagcatgtgtgtgcgaGCAGTCATGGGTGTGCGTGTGCTGTGTgcatgactgtgtgtgtgtgcctggtgtgtgtgtgtatgtatgtgagcatgtgtgtgtgagcagGCATGGGTGTGTGTTTGGtatgcatgtgcgtgtgtgcacgtgtTCCTGTGTGAGTGTGAGggtatgtgtgtgcctgtgcctGGTTTGTGTGCCTgtgcctggtgtgtgtgtgtgcatttgtgcatGTTCTCATTTTGtgagtgtgagcatgtgtgcatgtttgcCTGGTGAGGGGTTGTGTGTGTGCCTGGTGTGTGCACGTTTGCTTGGTGCATGTGTGAGTgcgcatatgtgtgtgtgttggggcacAGATGAATGCCCATTTCCTGCGGGTGGCACCTGGGTGTGAGGGAAGGACAGAGGAGCTTTGTTTTGGGGGCTACGGGGTAGGCTTTGCCTGGCCCTGACAAAGAAGCCTCTGTGTCCTGGGGGGGTGCCCCCAGCCTGCCAGAATGCCGCAGGAGGCTCAGCCTTGCAGTGCCCCTGCCCCCGCCAGCAGGCACAGGCCACCTTGGGAGTCCCAGCCCTGCCTCCACGCCAGGCACCCCTCTTTTCCCTTGCTGGGGCTTCTGCCTTTCTGGGGTGGGGGCCTGAGCCTCAGCTCCACCCTTCCCTGCAGGGGAGGCTCCGGCCCCCTCTCCCGCCCACAACACCCCTCCCCCAGTACTGGGCTCCCCACAGCCCGCTCCCCTTCCTGCGGCACCCCCCGGCCAGGACCCTCCTCGTTCTGGAAATAAGTCTCAGAGCTCCCTAGTCGTCAGCTCTCCTGCCGGACTTGGGACTCGGCTTTACAAACCGCGGCGCAAACGTGGGCCTGAGAG
The Choloepus didactylus isolate mChoDid1 chromosome 4, mChoDid1.pri, whole genome shotgun sequence DNA segment above includes these coding regions:
- the LOC119533111 gene encoding tubulin epsilon and delta complex protein 1-like isoform X6, with product MGRQRRRVDRAAGAGSGTLPEAIAALSRALPCGPSPETFRRAKFDRPEAAPALWQLLFRVLSPVSEAGATAPPAPEAQARLVKAALRSEGYPRPALAQLPEDGSRGSRELLLALSWLLARRPLLERLLARTRVRLGDEVAVCECLGVSTGCLGTEPDPCPLQCEDLAFGRANTGLPALGLGSELHVDIRHVQWLMGKLRFQWRNLVSTQQEQCALLSKIHLYTWGCHSDQSLGHLSATETEVLRDPEGSQQLLQVLEQENAHLAATVEWRRRELVFWQWMDTVLDTCPQQAPDAGSQPVFLPKIPDHRAGQWELVAGEMQALEEELRAAAEPRRAAWEAQVRGQSRDPAWSSALRALQETVGQELAALRWAWDQGRDPAQPHGLYRLVRSEPGAPAGRGLQAAEVIGALRSKEACLEAALRQLQGQCRRELARLMGALPGFVWISSPVR
- the LOC119533111 gene encoding tubulin epsilon and delta complex protein 1-like isoform X1, which codes for MGRQRRRVDRAAGAGSGTLPEAIAALSRALPCGPSPETFRRAKFDRPEAAPALWQLLFRVLSPVSEAGATAPPAPEAQARLVKAALRSEGYPRPALAQLPEDGSRGSRELLLALSWLLARRPLLERLLARTRVRLGDEVAVCECLGVSTGCLGTEPDPCPLQCEDLAFGRANTGLPALGLGSELHVDIRHVQWLMGKLRFQWRNLVSTQQEQCALLSKVALEDGTWGRCCCLPLPPAQPGSTLFQIHLYTWGCHSDQSLGHLSATETEVLRDPEGSQQLLQVLEQENAHLAATVEWRRRELVFWQWMVRGQSRDPAWSSALRALQETVGQELAALRWAWDQGRDPAQPHGLYRLVRSEPGAPAGRGLQAAEVIGALRSKEACLEAALRQLQGQCRRELARLMGALPGFVWISSPVR
- the LOC119533111 gene encoding tubulin epsilon and delta complex protein 1-like isoform X2, which translates into the protein MGRQRRRVDRAAGAGSGTLPEAIAALSRALPCGPSPETFRRAKFDRPEAAPALWQLLFRVLSPVSEAGATAPPAPEAQARLVKAALRSEGYPRPALAQLPEDGSRGSRELLLALSWLLARRPLLERLLARTRVRLGDEVAVCECLGVSTGCLGTEPDPCPLQCEDLAFGRANTGLPALGLGSELHVDIRHVQWLMGKLRFQWRNLVSTQQEQCALLSKAGSLGGWDMGSLLLSPAASRPAWVHTVSDPLVHMGLPQRPEPWPPVCHRDGGAQGPRGQPAAAAGARAGKRTPSSHCGVAAPGAGLLAVDGPRPEPGSCVELCTAGLAGDRGTGAGGPAVGLGPRQGPGPAPWALPAGEE
- the LOC119533111 gene encoding tubulin epsilon and delta complex protein 1-like isoform X4, coding for MGRQRRRVDRAAGAGSGTLPEAIAALSRALPCGPSPETFRRAKFDRPEAAPALWQLLFRVLSPVSEAGATAPPAPEAQARLVKAALRSEGYPRPALAQLPEDGSRGSRELLLALSWLLARRPLLERLLARTRVRLGDEVAVCECEDLAFGRANTGLPALGLGSELHVDIRHVQWLMGKLRFQWRNLVSTQQEQCALLSKVALEDGTWGRCCCLPLPPAQPGSTLFQIHLYTWGCHSDQSLGHLSATETEVLRDPEGSQQLLQVLEQENAHLAATVEWRRRELVFWQWMDTVLDTCPQQAPDAGSQPVFLPKIPDHRAGQWELVAGEMQALEEELRAAAEPRRAAWEAQVRGQSRDPAWSSALRALQETVGQELAALRWAWDQGRDPAQPHGLYRLVRSEPGAPAGRGLQAAEVIGALRSKEACLEAALRQLQGQCRRELARLMGALPGFVWISSPVR
- the LOC119533111 gene encoding tubulin epsilon and delta complex protein 1-like isoform X7 → MGRQRRRVDRAAGAGSGTLPEAIAALSRALPCGPSPETFRRAKFDRPEAAPALWQLLFRVLSPVSEAGATAPPAPEAQARLVKAALRSEGYPRPALAQLPEDGSRGSRELLLALSWLLARRPLLERLLARTRVRLGDEVAVCECEDLAFGRANTGLPALGLGSELHVDIRHVQWLMGKLRFQWRNLVSTQQEQCALLSKIHLYTWGCHSDQSLGHLSATETEVLRDPEGSQQLLQVLEQENAHLAATVEWRRRELVFWQWMDTVLDTCPQQAPDAGSQPVFLPKIPDHRAGQWELVAGEMQALEEELRAAAEPRRAAWEAQVRGQSRDPAWSSALRALQETVGQELAALRWAWDQGRDPAQPHGLYRLVRSEPGAPAGRGLQAAEVIGALRSKEACLEAALRQLQGQCRRELARLMGALPGFVWISSPVR
- the LOC119533111 gene encoding tubulin epsilon and delta complex protein 1-like isoform X3, producing MGRQRRRVDRAAGAGSGTLPEAIAALSRALPCGPSPETFRRAKFDRPEAAPALWQLLFRVLSPVSEAGATAPPAPEAQARLVKAALRSEGYPRPALAQLPEDGSRGSRELLLALSWLLARRPLLERLLARTRVRLGDEVAVCECLGVSTGCLGTEPDPCPLQCEDLAFGRANTGLPALGLGSELHVDIRHVQWLMGKLRFQWRNLVSTQQEQCALLSKVALEDGTWGRCCCLPLPPAQPGSTLFQIHLYTWGCHSDQSLGHLSATETEVLRDPEGSQQLLQVLEQENAHLAATVEWRRRELVFWQWMDTVLDTCPQQAPDAGSQPVFLPKIPDHRAGQWELVAGEMQALEEELRAAAEPRRAAWEAQVRGQSRDPAWSSALRALQETVGQELAALRWAWDQGRDPAQPHGLYRLVRSEPGAPAGRGLQAAEVIGALRSKEACLEAALRQLQGQCRRELARLMGALPGFVWISSPVR
- the LOC119533111 gene encoding tubulin epsilon and delta complex protein 1-like isoform X5 — protein: MGRQRRRVDRAAGAGSGTLPEAIAALSRALPCGPSPETFRRAKFDRPEAAPALWQLLFRVLSPVSEAGATAPPAPEAQARLVKAALRSEGYPRPALAQLPEDGSRGSRELLLALSWLLARRPLLERLLARTRVRLGDEVAVCECLGVSTGCLGTEPDPCPLQCEDLAFGRANTGLPALGLGSELHVDIRHVQWLMGKLRFQWRNLVSTQQEQCALLSKVALEDGTWGRCCCLPLPPAQPGSTLFQIHLYTWGCHSDQSLGHLSATETEVLRDPEGSQQLLQVLEQENAHLAATVEWRRRELVFWQWMIPDHRAGQWELVAGEMQALEEELRAAAEPRRAAWEAQVRGQSRDPAWSSALRALQETVGQELAALRWAWDQGRDPAQPHGLYRLVRSEPGAPAGRGLQAAEVIGALRSKEACLEAALRQLQGQCRRELARLMGALPGFVWISSPVR